From a single Hypomesus transpacificus isolate Combined female chromosome 14, fHypTra1, whole genome shotgun sequence genomic region:
- the LOC124477132 gene encoding muscarinic acetylcholine receptor M2-like isoform X1, translating to MEIFNSTLLSNLSHSVNVSGTFRPSPYTTVEMVVILLVAGSLSLVTATGNILVMLSIKVNRNLQTVNNYFLFSLACADLIIGLGSMNLYTLYIVMGHWPLGPVVCDLWLAVDYVVSNASVMNLLIISFDRYFCVTKPLSYPARRSTKMAGLMIAAAWVLSFILWAPAILFWQFVVGGRTVPPGQCYIQFFSNATVTFGTAIAAFYLPVGIMIALYWRISRASRSRVRKSRRKPSGTSLGEGLSQSQDGGGEVQPNNCTMTRDEEEEGEDRRKEREMVQRQPNGRGLRHWEGVETRESSTNESSTTVSIPMSNHREEENTFQTKPKQAQRSTQNPASGCGSSLTDPSQTGPRTQTDSVPAKEKQNLVTRTLLKVTNQRSNRKVKKRGAPSREKKVTRTIMAILVAFVATWTPYNVMVLINTFCSACIPTSLWTIGYWLCYINSTINPACYALCNTTFKNTFRQLLLCQYRNIRTAR from the exons ATGGAGATTTTCAACTCCACCCTCTTAAGCAACCTCAGCCACAGTGTTAATGTGAGTGGAACGTTCCGCCCAAGTCCCTACACCACGGTGGAGATGGTTGTCATCCTCCTGGTGGCTGGGTCCCTCAGCCTGGTCACAGCCACAGGGAACATCCTGGTCATGCTCTCTATCAAG GTAAACAGGAACTTGCAGACCGTCAATAACTATTTCCTGTTTTCGCTGGCTTGTGCCGACCTCATCATTGGCCTGGGCTCAATGAATCTCTACACTCTTTATATCGTGATGGGCCACTGGCCCCTGGGCCCTGTGGTGTGTGACCTGTGGTTGGCTGTGGACTACGTCGTTAGCAATGCATCCGTCATGAACCTGCTCATCATCAGCTTCGACCGCTACTTCTGTGTGACCAAGCCACTGAGCTACCCAGCAAGGCGCAGCACCAAGATGGCGGGTCTGATGATCGCTGCGGCCTGGGTTCTGTCCTTCATCCTCTGGGCGCCCGCCATCTTGTTCTGGCAGTTTGTCGTAGGCGGCCGGACGGTGCCACCCGGCCAGTGCTACATCCAGTTTTTCTCCAATGCCACTGTGACCTTTGGCACGGCCATCGCGGCGTTCTACCTGCCGGTCGGGATCATGATCGCCCTCTACTGGCGCATCTCCCGGGCCAGTCGCAGCCGTGTGAGGAAGAGCAGAAGGAAGCCCTCGGGAACCAGTCTAGGTGAAGGCCTGTCACAGAGCCAGGATGGTGGGGGTGAGGTTCAGCCCAACAACTGCACCATGACcagggatgaggaagaggagggtgaagatagacggaaggaaagagagatggtgcAGCGCCAGCCGAATGGCAGAGGTCTGAGGCATTGGGAAGGGGTGGAAACTAGAGAAAGCTCCACCAATGAAAGCTCCACCACAGTCAGCATCCCCATGTCCAATCACAGGGAAGAGGAGAATACCTTCCAGACCAAGCCAAAGCAAGCTCAGAGGTCTACTCAGAACCCAGCTTCTGGATGTGGTTCCTCTCTCACAGACCCCTCCCAGACTGGACCCAGAACCCAGACAGACTCCGTCCCCgccaaagagaagcagaaccTGGTTACACGGACACTGCTCAAG GTAACGAATCAGAGGTCTAACAGGAAGGTTAAGAAGAGGGGGGCACCTTCCCGGGAGAAGAAGGTGACTCGCACCATCATGGCCATCCTGGTGGCGTTTGTGGCCACATGGACGCCCTACAACGTGATGGTGCTGATCAACACTTTCTGCTCGGCCTGCATCCCCACCTCTTTGTGGACCATCGGCTACTGGCTGTGCTACATCAACAGCACCATCAACCCTGCATGCTACGCGCTCTGCAATACAACCTTCAAGAACACGTTCAGACAGCTGCTGCTGTGCCAGTATAGGAACATCCGTACTGCCCGGTGA
- the LOC124477132 gene encoding muscarinic acetylcholine receptor M2-like isoform X2, whose amino-acid sequence MEIFNSTLLSNLSHSVNVNRNLQTVNNYFLFSLACADLIIGLGSMNLYTLYIVMGHWPLGPVVCDLWLAVDYVVSNASVMNLLIISFDRYFCVTKPLSYPARRSTKMAGLMIAAAWVLSFILWAPAILFWQFVVGGRTVPPGQCYIQFFSNATVTFGTAIAAFYLPVGIMIALYWRISRASRSRVRKSRRKPSGTSLGEGLSQSQDGGGEVQPNNCTMTRDEEEEGEDRRKEREMVQRQPNGRGLRHWEGVETRESSTNESSTTVSIPMSNHREEENTFQTKPKQAQRSTQNPASGCGSSLTDPSQTGPRTQTDSVPAKEKQNLVTRTLLKVTNQRSNRKVKKRGAPSREKKVTRTIMAILVAFVATWTPYNVMVLINTFCSACIPTSLWTIGYWLCYINSTINPACYALCNTTFKNTFRQLLLCQYRNIRTAR is encoded by the exons ATGGAGATTTTCAACTCCACCCTCTTAAGCAACCTCAGCCACAGTGTTAAT GTAAACAGGAACTTGCAGACCGTCAATAACTATTTCCTGTTTTCGCTGGCTTGTGCCGACCTCATCATTGGCCTGGGCTCAATGAATCTCTACACTCTTTATATCGTGATGGGCCACTGGCCCCTGGGCCCTGTGGTGTGTGACCTGTGGTTGGCTGTGGACTACGTCGTTAGCAATGCATCCGTCATGAACCTGCTCATCATCAGCTTCGACCGCTACTTCTGTGTGACCAAGCCACTGAGCTACCCAGCAAGGCGCAGCACCAAGATGGCGGGTCTGATGATCGCTGCGGCCTGGGTTCTGTCCTTCATCCTCTGGGCGCCCGCCATCTTGTTCTGGCAGTTTGTCGTAGGCGGCCGGACGGTGCCACCCGGCCAGTGCTACATCCAGTTTTTCTCCAATGCCACTGTGACCTTTGGCACGGCCATCGCGGCGTTCTACCTGCCGGTCGGGATCATGATCGCCCTCTACTGGCGCATCTCCCGGGCCAGTCGCAGCCGTGTGAGGAAGAGCAGAAGGAAGCCCTCGGGAACCAGTCTAGGTGAAGGCCTGTCACAGAGCCAGGATGGTGGGGGTGAGGTTCAGCCCAACAACTGCACCATGACcagggatgaggaagaggagggtgaagatagacggaaggaaagagagatggtgcAGCGCCAGCCGAATGGCAGAGGTCTGAGGCATTGGGAAGGGGTGGAAACTAGAGAAAGCTCCACCAATGAAAGCTCCACCACAGTCAGCATCCCCATGTCCAATCACAGGGAAGAGGAGAATACCTTCCAGACCAAGCCAAAGCAAGCTCAGAGGTCTACTCAGAACCCAGCTTCTGGATGTGGTTCCTCTCTCACAGACCCCTCCCAGACTGGACCCAGAACCCAGACAGACTCCGTCCCCgccaaagagaagcagaaccTGGTTACACGGACACTGCTCAAG GTAACGAATCAGAGGTCTAACAGGAAGGTTAAGAAGAGGGGGGCACCTTCCCGGGAGAAGAAGGTGACTCGCACCATCATGGCCATCCTGGTGGCGTTTGTGGCCACATGGACGCCCTACAACGTGATGGTGCTGATCAACACTTTCTGCTCGGCCTGCATCCCCACCTCTTTGTGGACCATCGGCTACTGGCTGTGCTACATCAACAGCACCATCAACCCTGCATGCTACGCGCTCTGCAATACAACCTTCAAGAACACGTTCAGACAGCTGCTGCTGTGCCAGTATAGGAACATCCGTACTGCCCGGTGA